A window from Plectropomus leopardus isolate mb chromosome 21, YSFRI_Pleo_2.0, whole genome shotgun sequence encodes these proteins:
- the sox32 gene encoding SRY-box transcription factor 32 has product MHFNHDPAAFQLCANREPMFDNEDSVDGEPTAEERSPSSRPSSPLSVNSDSSCTSPEAKSASAQQRVRRPLNAFIIWTKEERRRLAQLNPDLENTDLSKILGKTWKAMSLVEKRPYMQEAERLRVQHTIDYPNYKYRPRRRRQLKKSSKSPGAEVPHSSLCSSGFPMPYNLTYLLQNQQQSYPSTPAFSNSPSNFTPLHSSYSNNPVFPDAAAADVFSNKPVGYPSPPAYSAEPQMYFNSQNCHMQYGFSSAAGPHVDQGESSRVHGGLLCPAGPSLEFYLEQVQLDMLYDLDRSEFEQYLGPSPHRPESVDPSSYHQQSSHREERSLS; this is encoded by the exons ATGCATTTCAACCACGACCCCGCTGCTTTCCAGCTTTGCGCAAACAGAGAGCCCATGTTCGACAACGAGGACTCTGTGGACGGGGAGCCGACGGCCGAGGAGCGCTCCCCGAGCTCGAGGCCCTCCAGCCCGCTGTCCGTGAACTCAGACTCCAGCTGCACCAGCCCCGAGGCCAAGTCTGCGTCCGCACAGCAGAGAGTCAGGAGGCCCCTGAACGCCTTCATCATCTGGACAAAAGAGGAGCGCAGGAGGCTGGCACAGCTGAACCCAGACCTGGAGAACACGGATCTGAGCAAAATACTCG GAAAAACGTGGAAGGCCATGTCCCTGGTGGAGAAGCGCCCATACATGCAGGAAGCAGAGCGCCTCAGAGTCCAGCACACCATCGACTATCCCAACTACAAGTACCGTCCCCGCAGGAGGAGGCAGCTGAAGAAGAGCTCCAAATCTCCGGGTGCAGAGGTTCCTCACTCCTCGCTCTGCAGCTCCGGCTTCCCCATGCCGTACAACCTCACCTACCTGCTCCAGAACCAGCAGCAATCCTACCCAAGCACACCTGCTTTCTCAAACTCTCCATCTAACTTCACCCCTTTGCACAGCAGCTACTCAAACAATCCAGTTTTTCcagacgcagcagcagcagacgtTTTCTCAAACAAGCCTGTGGGGTACCCGAGCCCGCCTGCGTACTCTGCAGAGCCTCAGATGTATTTCAACAGTCAGAACTGTCACATGCAGTACGGTTTCTCCAGCGCCGCAGGTCCCCATGTAGATCAGGGCGAGTCCAGCAGGGTTCACGGGGGTCTGCTGTGCCCTGCAGGACCCTCACTGGAGTTTTACCTGGAACAGGTCCAGCTGGACATGCTGTACGATCTGGACCGCAGCGAGTTTGAACAGTACCTGGGTCCAAGCCCTCACAGGCCGGAGTCAGTGGATCCCAGCAGCTACCATCAGCAGAGCAGCCACAGAGAGGAACGCTCGCTGTCATGA
- the sox17 gene encoding transcription factor SOX-17, which produces MSSPDAGYASDDQTQARCTMSVMMPGMGHCQWADPLSPLGDTKVKNEPCASSSGGSSQNRGKTEPRIRRPMNAFMVWAKDERKRLAQQNPDLHNAELSKMLGKSWKALPVTEKQPFVEEAERLRVQHMQDHPNYKYRPRRRKQVKRIKRLDSGFLVHGVSDHQGPAMPGDGRVCVESLGLGYHEHGFQLPPQPLSHYRDAQALGGPSYEAYSLPTPDTSPLDAVESDSMFFPPHSQEDCHMMPAYAYHSQAAEYQPQDPLSNHHSNPILHRHPASAPEQPPQPANLPPAYMGCPNPLAMYYTQHCSPSHLKRHPGGAGQLSPPPDSHPHSADSVEQMHHSELLAEVDRSEFEQYLSSSSARGDMTGLPYGPHEAGMQGPESLISSVLSDASTAVYYCSYNNS; this is translated from the exons ATGAGTAGTCCCGATGCGGGTTACGCCAGCGACGATCAGACCCAGGCAAGGTGTACGATGTCAGTCATGATGCCTGGAATGGGACACTGCCAGTGGGCCGACCCTCTCAGTCCTCTCGGGGACACCAAAGTGAAGAACGAGCCGTGCGCCTCCAGCTCCGGCGGCAGCAGCCAGAACCGCGGCAAGACGGAACCGCGGATCCGACGGCCCATGAACGCGTTTATGGTGTGGGCGAAGGATGAGCGTAAGAGACTGGCGCAGCAAAACCCGGATCTGCACAACGCGGAGCTGAGCAAAATGTTGG GGAAATCATGGAAAGCCCTTCCTGTCACAGAGAAGCAGCCCTTTGTGGAGGAGGCCGAGCGGCTCCGGGTTCAGCACATGCAGGATCACCCCAACTACAAGTACCGGCCCCGGCGGCGGAAGCAGGTGAAGAGGATTAAGAGGCTGGACTCTGGCTTTCTAGTGCACGGTGTGTCCGATCACCAGGGCCCGGCAATGCCTGGTGatggcagagtgtgtgtggagagTCTGGGCCTCGGTTACCACGAGCACGGCTTCCAGCTTCCTCCACAGCCGCTCAGCCACTACCGAGATGCTCAGGCTCTTGGGGGCCCCTCTTATGAAGCATACAGCCTCCCTACGCCTGACACGTCTCCTCTGGACGCTGTTGAGTCAGACTCCATGTTCTTCCCTCCACATTCACAAGAGGACTGCCACATGATGCCTGCGTACGCTTATCACTCCCAGGCGGCAGAGTACCAGCCCCAGGACCCCCTCTCCAACCACCACAGCAACCCCATCCTGCACCGACACCCTGCCTCAGCTCCAGAACAGCCCCCTCAGCCCGCCAACCTTCCCCCTGCCTACATGGGATGCCCCAACCCTCTGGCCATGTATTACACCCAGCACTGCAGCCCCAGCCACCTAAAACGGCACCCCGGTGGGGCAGGACAGCTCTCCCCACCTCCTGACTCCCACCCTCACTCAGCAGACAGCGTGGAGCAGATGCACCACTCCGAGCTGCTGGCTGAGGTGGACCGCAGCGAGTTCGAGCAGTATTTGAGCTCCTCATCGGCTCGTGGGGACATGACAGGCTTGCCGTACGGGCCCCACGAGGCTGGCATGCAAGGACCTGAGAGCCTCATATCATCGGTGCTGTCAGACGCCAGCACAGCTGTGTATTACTGTAGCTACAACAACTCCTAA